From the genome of Nitrospinota bacterium, one region includes:
- the def gene encoding peptide deformylase, translating into MTQIIRYPDKILLQKSKTVEKFDKNLALLGDKLLKHLDISGGIGLSAVQLGEPLRLVAIAHPESETGKTGRMLLANPEIIKTEGSVSDIEGCFSLPGLWLEIERPESVEIKGQLITGFPFSARFTGYLARGMMHEIDHLEGRLIWDLLPGPKREETVKNYLSTAV; encoded by the coding sequence ATGACACAAATTATCCGATACCCGGACAAGATATTGCTTCAAAAATCCAAAACCGTTGAGAAATTCGATAAAAACCTGGCCCTCCTTGGGGATAAGTTGCTCAAACATCTGGATATAAGTGGTGGGATAGGCCTCAGCGCGGTTCAGCTGGGGGAGCCGCTCCGCCTGGTGGCAATCGCCCATCCGGAGAGCGAAACCGGAAAAACAGGACGTATGCTCCTTGCCAATCCCGAAATCATCAAAACCGAAGGGAGCGTTTCGGACATTGAAGGGTGCTTTTCACTCCCGGGGTTGTGGCTTGAGATCGAGAGGCCGGAGAGTGTTGAAATAAAGGGGCAATTGATAACAGGTTTCCCCTTTTCAGCCCGGTTCACCGGCTACCTTGCGCGAGGGATGATGCATGAAATTGACCACCTTGAAGGGAGGCTGATCTGGGATCTCCTGCCGGGACCAAAAAGGGAAGAAACCGTAAAAAATTACCTTTCAACAGCAGTTTAA
- a CDS encoding DUF1232 domain-containing protein yields MTKEPWFFERFVSRANDMVGDSEGLSSVLDRAKEKAERNRSAFGAALDTLFAFIRLIRAWVKGEYRDVSTKTIVLLVAAVIYFLNPLDAIPDFLPLIGFGDDVVFIFYVLGNIKEELEKFLEWERSQKSQD; encoded by the coding sequence ATGACAAAAGAGCCATGGTTTTTCGAGAGGTTCGTATCCCGCGCGAACGACATGGTTGGCGACAGCGAAGGTCTTTCATCCGTGTTGGACAGGGCGAAGGAGAAAGCGGAAAGGAACAGGAGCGCGTTTGGCGCGGCACTGGATACCCTGTTTGCCTTCATTCGGCTAATCAGGGCGTGGGTAAAGGGGGAGTATCGTGATGTCTCTACAAAAACTATCGTGCTCCTCGTGGCGGCGGTCATATATTTCCTTAACCCACTCGACGCCATACCAGATTTTTTACCTTTAATAGGATTTGGGGACGACGTTGTGTTCATTTTCTATGTTCTTGGCAATATAAAGGAAGAGCTTGAGAAGTTCCTTGAGTGGGAGAGGTCACAAAAGAGCCAGGATTGA
- a CDS encoding TIGR00725 family protein translates to MIPARAKRRISVAVIGASAADKGTADIAYDTGFRIAKEGWTLICGGLGGVMEHVSKGAFDAGGQTVGILPGYAHDDANEYIKLPIPTGLGHARNAIVASSANGIIAIGGEYGTLSEIALGLKMGKPVVGLSINFDIKGVLPASTPEEAISILKDHLA, encoded by the coding sequence ATGATCCCAGCTAGGGCGAAGAGGAGAATATCTGTCGCCGTAATCGGCGCGTCTGCCGCCGACAAGGGAACGGCAGACATAGCATATGACACCGGGTTCAGAATCGCAAAGGAGGGATGGACGCTTATCTGCGGAGGGCTGGGAGGCGTTATGGAACATGTTTCGAAAGGGGCATTTGATGCCGGAGGCCAGACGGTAGGGATACTTCCAGGATACGCGCACGACGACGCCAACGAATACATTAAACTTCCAATTCCTACCGGACTGGGGCATGCAAGAAACGCCATAGTCGCCTCTTCAGCAAACGGAATAATCGCTATCGGCGGAGAATACGGAACCCTTTCAGAAATTGCGCTTGGGCTGAAAATGGGGAAACCTGTCGTAGGGCTTTCAATCAATTTTGACATAAAGGGTGTGCTCCCCGCCAGCACGCCTGAAGAAGCAATCTCCATTCTCAAGGATCACCTTGCGTAA
- a CDS encoding phosphoenolpyruvate carboxykinase (ATP), translating to MSTIPTKVDENGKLNIGSVLEASAVQLFSSPNTRRGGINIAYELACLQPNVIKTDVLMSDVAGVGLFETNNKVLVSITGKDTGRSPWARHVVDKSSASEVDEIGKLIKNVVRELLPVPKVEVKCFFGRSKNAMGECEFMVTQKYAKHALDFIMNFVPSTDETRSLYKKSKPLGFKNIKVISHPDWVNPDWEAWHNRVNPHDRREHKEDPEPPRIKMIFDVENNVAFLLGNYYFGECKKAALSLIWSSFLNNGLGMPIHGSSKSLVMPDSSKKVFITIGLSGSGKSSLGNAYHDEFIKDGTLKDVELGNDDAIIVQADVNETSGLEAGLYNKTDAYDPGSFWEKTVQSAENALVLFDESGSRKPYYMDVYTKNGRCISARHFLPGANPNELDTPAPNFICTIQKDNTWGPVTLIEDPLLQAALYITLSTKSTAAENISLEEIGKLKISPGANPFGIWKRNTECEMFFETVKKHKVSGFLLNTGGFFISEVDEKAGKEIDISKDLSIILYPLIAANKIEWVDWNMMPGTKVPAPGSMEKFFPGYDKIYKVDEKNLDTYRMIFKARMLNRIDWMEKNGIDEKFIKVLRKAQ from the coding sequence ATGAGCACAATACCGACAAAGGTAGATGAAAACGGGAAATTGAATATTGGAAGCGTTCTGGAGGCTTCGGCTGTACAGCTTTTCAGCTCGCCGAATACCCGAAGGGGGGGTATCAACATCGCTTATGAGCTTGCTTGTTTGCAGCCAAACGTAATTAAGACGGATGTTCTGATGTCCGATGTCGCTGGGGTAGGTCTGTTCGAGACAAACAACAAGGTGCTTGTAAGCATAACGGGCAAGGATACGGGTCGTTCTCCGTGGGCCAGGCATGTTGTCGACAAATCAAGCGCTTCCGAGGTGGATGAAATAGGCAAACTGATAAAGAACGTGGTTCGCGAACTCCTCCCTGTTCCGAAGGTGGAGGTGAAATGTTTTTTTGGCCGAAGCAAGAATGCGATGGGTGAATGTGAATTCATGGTTACCCAGAAATACGCAAAGCACGCCCTCGACTTCATCATGAATTTTGTTCCGTCAACGGATGAAACAAGAAGTTTGTATAAAAAGAGCAAGCCGCTTGGGTTCAAGAACATAAAGGTCATCTCGCATCCCGACTGGGTGAATCCCGACTGGGAGGCGTGGCATAACAGGGTAAACCCGCACGACAGGCGCGAACACAAGGAAGATCCGGAGCCGCCGCGCATTAAAATGATATTCGATGTGGAAAACAACGTGGCGTTCCTTCTTGGCAACTACTACTTCGGTGAATGTAAAAAAGCGGCTCTCTCGCTGATATGGAGCTCCTTTCTCAATAACGGGCTTGGAATGCCGATACACGGTTCAAGCAAGTCGCTGGTAATGCCGGACAGCAGCAAGAAGGTGTTTATTACCATCGGCCTTTCAGGTTCGGGCAAGTCTTCGCTCGGCAACGCGTATCACGATGAGTTTATCAAGGACGGCACGCTCAAGGATGTAGAGCTTGGCAACGATGATGCCATTATCGTGCAGGCGGATGTAAACGAGACTTCGGGGCTTGAAGCGGGGCTCTACAACAAGACGGACGCATACGATCCCGGCTCATTCTGGGAGAAAACCGTGCAGTCCGCGGAGAACGCCCTGGTGTTGTTCGACGAATCTGGAAGCAGGAAACCTTATTACATGGACGTTTACACGAAGAACGGAAGATGTATTTCGGCGAGGCATTTCCTCCCCGGCGCGAATCCGAACGAGCTTGATACTCCGGCGCCGAACTTTATCTGTACTATCCAGAAGGACAACACATGGGGACCGGTAACGCTTATCGAGGACCCGCTCCTTCAGGCCGCGTTGTACATTACCCTTTCCACAAAAAGCACCGCGGCTGAAAATATTTCCCTTGAGGAGATAGGCAAGCTGAAGATATCCCCTGGCGCCAACCCCTTCGGCATATGGAAGCGCAATACCGAATGTGAGATGTTCTTTGAAACCGTTAAAAAACACAAAGTATCCGGGTTCCTTCTGAATACAGGGGGATTTTTCATCTCCGAAGTGGATGAAAAGGCCGGGAAAGAGATAGACATATCGAAGGATCTGTCGATTATTCTCTACCCGCTTATCGCGGCCAATAAAATTGAATGGGTTGATTGGAACATGATGCCGGGTACGAAGGTGCCGGCTCCAGGCTCCATGGAGAAATTCTTTCCAGGTTATGACAAAATCTACAAAGTCGATGAGAAAAATCTCGATACCTACCGGATGATCTTCAAGGCTCGCATGCTGAATCGCATCGATTGGATGGAGAAGAATGGGATCGACGAGAAGTTCATAAAGGTATTAAGGAAAGCGCAGTAA
- a CDS encoding YceI family protein: MNRISRLFFAFSIVFAVLPGMVQANTYTIDKGHTTIGFSVRHMVISNVRGQFNNFEGTFVFDPNNIDLTSASVKIDAASIDTNEAKRDEHLRTPEFLDVKKFPDITFELKSFMKHGNNEVMGKGDITIRGITKTIALKGEFIGAVKDPWGNERVGFSATGEIDRKEFGLTWNKVLETGGVVVGDKVTLIIEVEGIKKK; this comes from the coding sequence GTGAACAGGATCTCGAGATTGTTTTTTGCATTTTCAATCGTTTTCGCGGTTCTGCCCGGCATGGTTCAGGCCAATACCTATACGATAGACAAGGGGCACACAACTATCGGCTTTTCGGTGAGACACATGGTCATTTCCAATGTCCGCGGACAGTTCAACAATTTTGAAGGAACCTTTGTTTTTGATCCCAACAATATAGATCTCACCAGCGCCTCTGTGAAAATCGACGCGGCAAGCATTGACACCAACGAAGCGAAAAGGGATGAGCACCTCCGTACCCCTGAATTTCTCGATGTGAAAAAATTCCCTGATATAACTTTCGAGCTGAAAAGCTTCATGAAGCACGGAAACAATGAGGTCATGGGGAAAGGGGACATCACCATCCGAGGCATCACAAAGACCATCGCCCTGAAAGGGGAATTTATCGGAGCGGTAAAGGACCCGTGGGGGAACGAGCGCGTAGGATTTTCGGCTACCGGAGAGATCGACCGAAAGGAATTCGGCCTCACATGGAACAAGGTGCTTGAAACAGGCGGCGTCGTTGTCGGTGACAAAGTCACGCTGATCATCGAGGTCGAGGGGATCAAAAAGAAATAG
- the cobA gene encoding uroporphyrinogen-III C-methyltransferase: MNGKVYLIGAGPGDPGLMTMRGMELIRTCDVIVYDYLANIRFLDFVKKGAEIIYVGKKGGDHTLPQEKINDLLVRKAKEGKSIARLKGGDPYVFGRGGEEAEELVEAGIGFEVVPGVTAGVAASAYAGIPITHRSCTSSLAFITGHEDPTKDESAIDWAKISTGIGTLVFYMGVKNLPYIVDKLVSNGRSPETPVALVRWGTTAKHQTWTGTLKNIVEVAEKGNVKPPSLIIVGEVVSLRPKLGWFENRPLFGKTIIVTRARAQASDFLHKLQEMGAATIEFPTIETADPEDWSPLDKALGEARKYDWMIFTSVNGVAYLLKRLKETGRDIRDLAGPKICAIGKSTGEAVEALGIRVDLVPDEYRAEGILESIGDVKGKKILIPRAEEAREVLPDTLREKGAEVNVVTAYRTHRPDARKDELFEAIKNGDADMVTFTSSSTVSNFVSMFSDTEIEEIRKKLRVASIGPITTTTAKKFGFKIDVEPAEYTMDALTKKIVEFYSNAGKNG, translated from the coding sequence ATGAATGGAAAAGTATATTTAATTGGCGCCGGACCGGGCGATCCCGGCCTTATGACGATGCGAGGGATGGAGCTTATCCGCACTTGCGACGTGATAGTCTACGATTACCTCGCTAATATCCGCTTCCTTGATTTCGTAAAAAAGGGTGCAGAGATAATATATGTTGGGAAAAAGGGGGGGGATCACACGCTCCCGCAGGAAAAGATAAACGACCTCCTTGTGCGGAAGGCCAAGGAAGGGAAGTCGATAGCCCGTCTAAAAGGGGGGGATCCGTATGTTTTTGGCCGCGGAGGGGAAGAGGCCGAAGAGCTGGTTGAGGCGGGGATAGGATTTGAAGTAGTTCCCGGTGTCACCGCCGGAGTGGCCGCATCGGCCTATGCCGGTATTCCGATAACTCACCGTTCCTGCACTTCGTCACTTGCTTTCATTACGGGGCACGAAGATCCGACAAAGGATGAAAGCGCGATCGACTGGGCGAAGATATCGACCGGTATTGGAACATTGGTATTTTACATGGGGGTTAAAAACCTCCCGTACATTGTCGATAAACTTGTTTCAAACGGGCGAAGTCCCGAAACGCCTGTCGCTCTTGTTCGATGGGGGACGACCGCGAAACATCAGACCTGGACCGGGACACTGAAAAATATAGTTGAGGTGGCTGAAAAGGGGAATGTGAAGCCTCCGTCACTTATCATTGTCGGTGAGGTTGTTTCCCTGAGGCCGAAACTGGGGTGGTTCGAGAACAGGCCGCTTTTCGGCAAGACCATAATCGTCACACGGGCGCGCGCACAGGCAAGCGATTTCCTTCACAAGCTACAGGAGATGGGCGCGGCAACGATTGAGTTCCCGACCATTGAAACGGCGGATCCCGAAGACTGGTCGCCTCTCGACAAGGCGCTGGGGGAGGCAAGGAAATATGATTGGATGATCTTCACGTCAGTTAACGGCGTTGCGTATCTTCTGAAAAGGCTCAAGGAGACGGGGCGCGATATCCGCGACCTCGCGGGGCCGAAGATATGCGCCATTGGAAAGAGCACGGGCGAGGCGGTTGAAGCGCTCGGGATACGGGTCGACTTGGTGCCCGATGAATACCGCGCGGAGGGGATTCTCGAATCGATCGGCGATGTAAAGGGGAAGAAGATACTGATACCCCGTGCCGAAGAGGCGAGAGAGGTACTCCCCGATACGCTAAGGGAGAAAGGAGCCGAAGTGAATGTTGTAACGGCGTACAGGACCCATAGACCGGACGCCAGGAAAGACGAGTTATTCGAGGCGATAAAGAATGGGGATGCGGATATGGTCACTTTTACATCCTCTTCGACAGTTTCAAATTTCGTCAGCATGTTCTCCGATACCGAAATCGAAGAGATCAGGAAAAAACTGCGTGTGGCCTCAATAGGGCCAATTACCACTACCACAGCAAAGAAGTTTGGGTTTAAAATAGATGTAGAACCGGCGGAATACACTATGGATGCCCTTACCAAGAAAATTGTGGAGTTCTATTCCAATGCGGGAAAAAACGGATAA
- the ccsA gene encoding cytochrome c biogenesis protein CcsA codes for MKILMALAAFCYFLGMVKFFLHLAVKRQILFYLATAMIVAGFLFHTGMMFKISSMTGHGPYTTPFEQASFFSWTIMGMLIVAIFFSRVTALGVFVSPIGFLVLAYSFLLPMSDNSQLTNNEYWLTLHLTLSFLALSSFVVIFAASIMYLMQERQLKSHHLSGIFKRMPDLQTLDTVFHKSLIFGFPLITVGMGSAFMLTITKYGSLLGPKPGRILPLLIIWAVYAVIMIGRSLLGWRGHEIALMGLVGFAGAMAALGIHLYF; via the coding sequence TTGAAAATATTGATGGCCCTCGCCGCATTTTGCTACTTCCTCGGGATGGTGAAATTTTTTCTCCATCTCGCTGTGAAGAGACAGATCCTCTTCTACCTCGCAACGGCGATGATCGTAGCGGGATTCCTCTTCCACACCGGGATGATGTTCAAGATATCCTCGATGACCGGTCACGGACCCTATACGACTCCGTTTGAGCAGGCATCGTTTTTCTCATGGACCATAATGGGGATGCTCATAGTCGCCATCTTTTTCTCGCGCGTAACCGCGCTTGGCGTATTCGTCTCCCCGATAGGTTTTCTCGTTCTTGCCTATTCGTTCCTTCTGCCGATGAGCGACAACTCGCAACTTACGAACAATGAATACTGGCTTACGCTCCACCTGACGCTCTCCTTTCTGGCGCTATCGTCGTTTGTCGTCATATTTGCCGCCTCGATCATGTACCTCATGCAGGAGAGGCAGTTGAAGAGCCATCATCTCTCTGGGATTTTTAAAAGAATGCCGGACCTGCAAACACTCGACACGGTGTTTCACAAAAGCCTCATCTTCGGATTTCCGCTTATAACAGTAGGAATGGGCTCGGCTTTCATGCTTACGATAACGAAGTACGGTTCGCTACTCGGCCCGAAGCCGGGAAGAATACTCCCGCTCCTGATCATATGGGCAGTCTACGCTGTCATAATGATCGGAAGAAGCCTCCTGGGATGGCGCGGTCACGAGATAGCCCTGATGGGCCTCGTGGGGTTTGCGGGAGCAATGGCGGCGCTCGGCATACATCTCTACTTTTAG
- the amrA gene encoding AmmeMemoRadiSam system protein A encodes MHPYVELASEAIREKVLTNTQTSPPSPLPAEFEKPAGIFVSIKEEGELRGCIGTILPTRPTLAEEIIANAIAAATRDPRFDPVREDELERINISVDVLSAPEPINGMEDLDPVKYGLIVSSGLKRGLLLPNLEGIDRPEHQLQICKRKAGIHPNEAVTLQRFTVTRYR; translated from the coding sequence ATGCACCCGTACGTCGAACTGGCGTCGGAGGCAATCAGGGAAAAGGTGCTGACCAATACGCAGACATCCCCCCCTTCACCGTTGCCCGCCGAATTTGAAAAACCGGCAGGGATTTTCGTCTCCATCAAGGAAGAGGGGGAGCTGAGGGGATGCATCGGCACAATTCTTCCGACCAGGCCAACACTGGCGGAAGAAATTATCGCGAACGCGATCGCCGCCGCAACCCGCGACCCGCGTTTCGACCCGGTGAGAGAGGATGAGCTTGAAAGGATCAATATTTCCGTGGACGTTCTCTCCGCGCCCGAACCTATAAACGGCATGGAAGATCTAGACCCGGTAAAATACGGACTTATCGTTTCATCCGGATTGAAAAGGGGCCTTCTTCTGCCGAACCTGGAAGGGATAGACAGGCCTGAACACCAACTGCAAATCTGCAAACGAAAGGCGGGGATCCATCCAAACGAAGCTGTTACCCTGCAAAGATTCACCGTCACCAGGTATAGATGA
- a CDS encoding PilZ domain-containing protein, with product MREKTDNLNKEKRHYGRVHFLTDLVLTFGGKSHRYDETWDISMEGVFVISDLRPPVGTEGTFSFNLAFGDSPEVNINGKFKVVNWQERESNPGFGINFTDVDSDSSLELYKVIRYNTPD from the coding sequence ATGCGGGAAAAAACGGATAACCTAAATAAAGAGAAACGCCACTACGGCAGAGTTCATTTCCTTACCGACCTTGTTTTGACCTTCGGCGGCAAATCGCATCGTTATGACGAAACATGGGACATCTCCATGGAAGGTGTTTTTGTTATATCCGATCTCCGGCCCCCTGTGGGAACTGAAGGGACATTCAGCTTCAATCTTGCCTTTGGTGATTCACCGGAGGTGAATATCAACGGGAAATTCAAGGTTGTCAACTGGCAGGAACGGGAATCAAACCCGGGTTTCGGTATAAATTTCACAGATGTTGATTCCGATTCTTCGCTGGAGCTTTACAAGGTCATAAGATACAACACACCGGATTGA
- the nrdR gene encoding transcriptional regulator NrdR, whose translation MKCPACQHPDTKVVDSRLSKEGDTIRRRRECIQCEERFTTHERIEEILPAVIKKDGRREEFNRDKIRRGIDKAFQKLAVSVAEKEALLDRLEKFARECGDKEISSSVVGEKIMEELKSMDQVAYVRFASVYRSFRDVNEFMDELKNLLKDK comes from the coding sequence ATGAAGTGCCCGGCATGCCAGCATCCCGACACAAAAGTCGTAGATTCCAGGCTGAGCAAGGAAGGGGACACGATACGCAGACGCAGAGAGTGCATTCAATGCGAGGAGAGGTTCACGACCCATGAACGTATTGAAGAGATCCTTCCGGCGGTCATTAAAAAGGACGGTAGGCGAGAGGAGTTCAATCGGGATAAAATACGGAGAGGTATCGATAAGGCTTTTCAAAAACTTGCCGTATCGGTTGCCGAAAAGGAAGCGTTGCTCGACAGGCTGGAGAAATTCGCGCGCGAGTGCGGCGACAAGGAGATATCCTCTTCCGTAGTCGGTGAAAAGATCATGGAAGAGCTGAAGAGCATGGATCAGGTAGCCTATGTAAGGTTTGCGTCGGTATACCGCTCTTTTCGCGATGTGAACGAATTTATGGACGAACTGAAAAATTTGCTGAAGGATAAATAA
- a CDS encoding rubrerythrin → MGGDAEKEILKILETAMKREIDAEKLYRRGAEIAVRPEVKKMFIKLADEEKKHEKVLRDFYRETKKRLGLKIFGEDDPS, encoded by the coding sequence ATGGGTGGTGACGCTGAAAAAGAGATACTGAAGATACTTGAAACAGCCATGAAACGTGAAATCGACGCTGAAAAACTCTATCGACGCGGAGCAGAGATCGCCGTACGGCCGGAAGTAAAGAAAATGTTCATTAAACTTGCGGATGAAGAAAAAAAACACGAAAAGGTATTAAGGGATTTTTACAGAGAGACCAAGAAACGTCTTGGTTTGAAGATTTTCGGAGAGGATGATCCCAGCTAG
- a CDS encoding bifunctional precorrin-2 dehydrogenase/sirohydrochlorin ferrochelatase: MPKFYPMMMNLKERTCLVVGGGDVAARKIEMLVSCGAKVVAVAPEIDESLAPLINSGDVKHLKEEFRAEHADNAVLAIAATDNETVNRAVYDCATKRGIPVNVVDVPHLCTFIVPSIVESGDLLIAISTSGKSPAFSKRIRKELQKKFGPEYGEMLEIMGKVRDLYKDIEPDLNKRMKTLSAIANSNLLDRLRAGEHPDPEEVIEQTITE, from the coding sequence ATGCCGAAATTCTACCCGATGATGATGAACCTGAAAGAACGCACCTGCCTTGTGGTAGGTGGAGGAGACGTGGCGGCGCGCAAGATCGAAATGCTCGTTTCGTGCGGCGCGAAAGTTGTCGCAGTCGCGCCGGAAATAGACGAATCGCTCGCGCCTCTCATTAATAGCGGAGACGTAAAACACCTGAAGGAAGAGTTTCGCGCCGAACACGCCGACAACGCGGTTCTAGCTATTGCGGCTACCGACAACGAAACGGTAAACCGGGCGGTATACGACTGTGCAACGAAAAGGGGGATCCCCGTAAACGTAGTGGATGTTCCGCACCTCTGCACATTCATTGTTCCGTCCATCGTGGAGAGCGGCGACCTGCTGATAGCGATATCCACTTCCGGCAAATCACCGGCGTTCTCCAAAAGGATCCGCAAGGAACTGCAGAAAAAGTTCGGCCCGGAATACGGCGAAATGCTGGAGATAATGGGGAAGGTAAGGGATCTCTACAAGGATATAGAACCCGACCTGAATAAAAGAATGAAAACGCTTAGCGCCATAGCAAATTCAAATCTTCTCGACAGGCTAAGGGCTGGTGAACACCCCGATCCTGAAGAGGTTATTGAACAGACAATAACGGAATGA
- the amrS gene encoding AmmeMemoRadiSam system radical SAM enzyme: MTGKNLNAQKEALFWRGDEKRPGRVVCFLCPFKCILPDGKTGICKAKKNIGGRLFAISYGLTTSLAMDPIEKKPLYHFYPGTKILSLGPNSCNLDCSFCQNFQTSQLKAPTRFISPEEVAHVAKSEGSVGVAYTYTEPLMWYEFIIDTAPIVRGAGLKNVLVTNAHLEEEPFIKILPLIDALNIDIKSMDPSFYRKICKGKLEPVLNNVRLTAEAKKVHLEITNLVIPGLNDSEDDFVKLSKFLAGLDPFIPLHFSRYRPMYRMNIPPTPVETLFKARTIAEKYLKYVFIGNVHDPDGNTFCPHCRSVVIERDYSATKVNLKKGKCLKCGNDTKIISE, from the coding sequence ATGACAGGCAAGAACCTGAATGCCCAAAAGGAGGCTCTTTTCTGGAGAGGGGATGAGAAACGGCCCGGCCGCGTAGTCTGCTTCCTCTGCCCCTTCAAATGCATCCTTCCCGACGGAAAAACCGGAATATGCAAAGCGAAAAAAAATATCGGCGGAAGATTGTTCGCCATCTCCTACGGTCTCACCACCTCGCTGGCGATGGATCCGATAGAAAAAAAACCTCTCTATCATTTCTATCCAGGCACGAAAATACTTTCACTGGGGCCAAACTCCTGCAACCTCGATTGCAGTTTCTGCCAGAATTTCCAGACTTCACAACTGAAAGCCCCCACTAGATTCATCTCCCCTGAAGAGGTTGCCCATGTCGCGAAATCGGAAGGGAGCGTAGGAGTGGCCTACACATATACCGAACCGCTGATGTGGTACGAGTTCATAATCGACACCGCCCCTATAGTGAGAGGAGCCGGCCTGAAAAATGTGCTCGTGACGAACGCACACCTTGAAGAAGAACCGTTTATCAAGATCCTCCCGCTTATCGACGCTCTGAACATAGACATAAAATCGATGGACCCTTCCTTCTATCGGAAAATCTGCAAAGGGAAACTGGAGCCTGTACTGAACAACGTACGGCTTACCGCGGAAGCAAAGAAAGTGCATCTCGAAATCACCAATCTTGTAATTCCAGGGTTGAATGACTCCGAAGACGACTTTGTAAAACTTTCAAAGTTCCTGGCCGGGCTTGACCCTTTCATACCGCTGCACTTTTCCAGATATCGCCCCATGTACAGGATGAACATACCTCCTACTCCGGTGGAAACGCTTTTCAAGGCGAGAACGATAGCCGAAAAATATCTTAAGTACGTGTTCATCGGCAACGTTCATGATCCGGATGGCAATACTTTCTGTCCGCATTGCAGGAGCGTGGTTATCGAGAGGGATTATTCGGCGACAAAGGTTAATCTGAAGAAAGGCAAATGCCTCAAGTGCGGAAATGATACGAAAATAATTTCGGAATAA
- a CDS encoding M23 family metallopeptidase — MRKTLISLSLISIFLISGCAYDPNLKRDKLAKRDATRHRVYIVNRGDSLSKISKKYDVELDALKKRNGLKSNKIIVGQRLYIPSNSFNEQYKSDKPVPQKGSKKWKSGRKKTADKKGGKYVPPTKAPNIDIRLAWPVKNPKITSNFGVRKSGKHDGIDIAAPRGTKIYAAADGIVLFSGWGPTGYGLTVLVKHSENIFTVYSHNDKNIARKDQKVKKGDVIATVGKTGRATGEHVHFEVRVNRVAYDPLAYLPKLGK, encoded by the coding sequence TTGCGTAAAACCCTAATTTCCCTATCACTCATCTCTATTTTCCTAATATCAGGATGCGCCTACGATCCAAATCTGAAACGGGACAAGCTGGCAAAAAGGGATGCCACAAGGCATCGGGTCTATATAGTAAACAGGGGGGATTCTCTCTCAAAGATATCCAAAAAATATGACGTGGAGCTTGATGCCCTCAAGAAAAGAAACGGGCTTAAATCGAACAAAATAATCGTAGGACAACGCCTCTACATTCCGAGCAACTCCTTCAATGAGCAATATAAATCAGACAAACCCGTACCGCAAAAAGGTAGCAAAAAATGGAAAAGCGGCAGAAAAAAAACTGCTGACAAAAAAGGGGGAAAATATGTCCCCCCAACCAAAGCACCAAACATAGATATCCGTCTTGCCTGGCCCGTGAAAAATCCGAAGATAACTTCCAACTTCGGTGTACGGAAATCGGGCAAACATGACGGGATCGATATAGCGGCGCCGAGAGGAACTAAAATATACGCCGCCGCCGACGGCATCGTGCTGTTCAGCGGCTGGGGACCGACAGGTTACGGACTCACCGTTCTCGTTAAACATAGCGAAAATATCTTCACCGTCTACTCACACAACGATAAAAATATTGCAAGAAAAGATCAGAAGGTCAAAAAAGGGGATGTGATCGCGACGGTAGGAAAGACCGGAAGGGCCACCGGCGAACATGTTCACTTCGAAGTGAGGGTAAACCGGGTTGCCTACGATCCTCTCGCCTACCTGCCAAAACTCGGAAAGTAA